TAAAGGAAGGGGCGGAAGAGACAGGAGGGAGAAGGGCAGAGACGGCAAGGATAGAATCGTGACGGACTGGTATCCGGTGAGCGGCGTTGTGAGCGCCTCCTTTGACGACATACAAATTTGCGCCTCCCACAAGGAGGAGAACGTCGAAGGGATACTGCCTTACGGCACCACCACCAATACGAAACCTTTTTCAATCGGCTATCTCTCGGGTTACTACGCGGAAGTCTACAAAATAAAGGCGGACGCGGGCTTCGAGAGCGCGAAAAACATCATGGAGAATAAGCTGCGGAGCTTGGCGGCGAGGGACATCAAAAGGCAATATGACAGGGCGGACGTGCGGTCGCTGATCACGAAGTATTCTAACGTGACCTACAAACACGTGCTCCTCCCCCTTTGGAGTTCTGCTTTTGGTTACAAGGGAAAGACCTATAACTACGTTATCAACGGCGAAACCGGCAAAGTCAGCGGCAGCAGGCCCTACTCCGCGATCAAAATCACGCTGGCAGCCCTCGGGGTTGTGGCGGTCGTTGCCGCCTGGTACATGATGACGCATTGATAGGCACAAAGGTAATATAAGATTATATATAGAGGTGAACGGTAAATGGCGTGGTTTGGACAAGGGAAGGACACTATCGAGTGGGAAGAATTCAGGGACGACGTTTTGTTCTACAAATGGCCCGCCAATGAGATAAAAAAAGGGTCGAAACTCATC
This genomic interval from Synergistaceae bacterium contains the following:
- a CDS encoding hydrogenase maturation nickel metallochaperone HypA — protein: MTTEVHINTETFICQSCGGTMKFDIKKQVFACSACGNEYDLQTLSDTVKENDFSSYLERERATIPFQGMAVVTCRQCGMEISFSDAQFSATCPMCGSTQVAVSKQSAGIPPDGVIPFKIDKQDAQQRFRAWVKSRWFAPNDFKNRYSEGGLAGLFLPFWTYDAYAVSRYKGRGGRDRREKGRDGKDRIVTDWYPVSGVVSASFDDIQICASHKEENVEGILPYGTTTNTKPFSIGYLSGYYAEVYKIKADAGFESAKNIMENKLRSLAARDIKRQYDRADVRSLITKYSNVTYKHVLLPLWSSAFGYKGKTYNYVINGETGKVSGSRPYSAIKITLAALGVVAVVAAWYMMTH